The following DNA comes from Pseudodesulfovibrio senegalensis.
AGGGAAAGCCGCCCGCTCTCCATGAAGAACGGCTCGGGCGTACCCTGAACCGCCTTTCGCAAGGCGGGGTGCAGGGGACATCCGGTTGTTTCGGCGATGTGGTTCAGGTCTTCGGGAAAAATCTGCAGGCTGACCAATTGTGCCGGGGCATGGGGCGCAATAAGAAAATTTCCCCGGCAGCGCGGCATGCACAGGATACCGCTGTTGCCCCCGGATATTTCGGCCGCAAGGCGTCTGTTGCTGCGGTCCGAGGCCGTTATGCAGACCTTTCCGGAAAGGCAGAACAAAAATTCCACCGGCGCTTCTTCCGTATGAAAAACAAACGACGACTCCTGGTTGCGCGCGGGGAGGTCATGAACCACCATGCGCACATACGGCAACACGCTGGCCCCCTCCATGTGGGAAGACGAAACCAGCGCAGGATCCCAATTCTGCATACACCCTTGCGACATGTCACATATCCGCCGTTCGTTAGGGTCAACAACACCATTTGATCTTGATTCTCATTATCTAGGCTGTTTATTCCTTTTGCAAACCCAGGTCAACATCTGCACATGCAAAGAAAAACCCACAGGATATGCCGCAACAAAGCGCTCCCGGGCCGCCGGAGGCATTCCGCCTCATTCCGCCTCATTCCGCCCCTCTCCGCCACAAAAAAACAGGACGCCCCCCGCAACAAGGAGCGTCCTGCGAATGGGGCCGGGTCACACAACCCGGCCGCGTTGCCTTGATACCATCTATGATTCCATGAGTTCGTTCCTTCCCTCCACGAGGTCGGCGATGACACCGGCGTCGGCCAGGGTCGAGGTGTCGCCGAAATCGTCCTGATCCGCGGCGATCTTGCGCAGCACGCGGCGCATGATCTTGCCGGAACGCGTCTTGGGCAGGCCGTCCGCAAACTGGAGCACCTCGGGCGTGGCAATGGGTCCGATCTCGGAGCGAACCCACTTCTTGAGTTCAAGCCGCAGTTCGTCGGATTCATCCTCGTCGCCCTTGAGGGTCACATAGGCGTAGATGGACTGTCCCTTGACCTGATGCGGCATGCCCACAACCGCGGCCTCGGCAACGGCAGGGTGCGCCACGAGCGCGGACTCGATCTCGGCAGTGCCGAGCCGATGGCCGGACACGTTGATGACGTCGTCGAGCCGCCCCATGATCCAGAGATAGCCGTCTGCATCCATGCGCGCGCCGTCGCCCGCCTCATACATGCCCGGGAAGCGTTCGAAATAGGTCTTCTTGAACCGTTCCGGGTCCTTGTACACGCCGCGAAGCATGCCGGGCCACGGTTTCTTGATCACCAGATGCCCGCCCTCGTTGGGGTCGGCCTCGCTCATGTCCGAACGGATGATGTGCGCGTCCACGCCGGGCAGGGCGCGGGTGGCCGAGCCGGGCTTGAGCGGCGTGGCATAGGGCAGGGGCGAGATCATGAACCCGCCGGTTTCGGTCTGCCACCATGTGTCGCAGATGGGCAGCTTACCGCCGCCGATGTTGTCGTGATACCACATCCACGCCTCGGGGTTGATGGGCTCGCCCACCGAACCGAGCAGCCGCAGGCTGGAAAGGTCGTGCCGTTGCGTCCACTGGGTTCCCTCGCGCATGAGCGCGCGGATGACCGTGGGCGCGGTGTAAAAGATATTGACCCCGAACTTCTCCACGATCTGCCAGAAACGGTCCGGCTTGGGATAGCTGGGCACGCCCTCGAACATGAGCGAGGTGGCCCCGAGGCAGAGCGGTCCGTACACGATATAGGAATGGCCGGTGATCCAGCCGATGTCCGCCGTGCACCAGTACACGTCGTCTTCCTTGATGTCGAAAACCCATTGCAGGGTGTGCGCGGCATAGGTCAGGTAGCCGCCGGTGGTGTGCACAACGCCCTTGGGCTTGCCCGTGGACCCGGAGGTATAGAGGATGAACAGCTCGTCTTCGGCGTCCATCTCCTCGGGCGGGCACGGACCGTTGATGTCGTCGGCTTCCATGATCTCGTGCCACCAGTTGTCGCGGCCCTCGACCATGTCCACGTCGTTGCCCGCACGCTGCACCACCACGACCTGTTCCACGGTGGGGCATTGGCTCAGGGCCTCGTCAGCATTGGGCTTGAGCGGAATGGTCTTGCCCGCGCGCAGCACCGCGTCCGCCGTGACCAGCACCTTGGCTTCGCAGTCCTGAATGCGCGATTGCAGGGAAAGCGCGGAAAATCCGGCAAAGACCACGGAATGCATGGCCCCGATGCGTGCGCAGGCCAGCAGGGCAACGGCCAGCTCCGGCACCATGGGCAGATACAGGGCCACGCGGTCGCCCTTTTTCACGCCCATCTTCTTGAGCGCGTTGGCGAATTTGCAGACCTCCGTGTAGAGCATCTGGTAGGTGAAGACACGCACGTCCTCGTCCGGCTCGCCCTGCCAGATGATGGCGGCCTTGTTGCGCCGGCCGTTTTCCAGATGCCTGTCCAGGCAGTTGTAGGCCACGTTGAGCTTGCCGCCCTTGAACCAGTTGATCTCGGGCTTGTGAAAATCGTATTCCAGCACGGAATCCCACGGCTTGAACCAGTCCACCAGCTCGGTGGCGCGCTCGGCCCAGAAGCCTTCCGGGTCTTCATCCGCGCGCTTGGCCGCGGCCTCGAATTCCTCCATGCTGCGGACATGGGCCTGGGCCTGCATCTCCGCAGGCGGCTCGAACAGGCGTCCTTCCTTCATCATGCTCTCAATGTTCTTTTCTTCGCTCATGGGCTGCTCCTGCTGTGTCTTCTCTTGGAAAATCCGGGCGGGCCGGTCCACCGCGGCTCTGCCTGCTGCCCGGCCTGAAAAAGCGGCCGGGGGCTACCATGTGTTGTATCTCTATATGAAGAAAAAACACAACCGCAGCCGTTTTCAGGTGAACGGTAGCAATTTGTCCGGTGAGCGGTTGCGCGGCTGGAAAAACAAGATTGGATGGCTGGTGTCGAAAGTATTTATCAATGATTACGAGCATGATGCCGCAAAGCAAGATGCAGGGAGCTGCCTTGCATCGGCAAGGGACACGTCCCTTGACCCTGTTCCGTTCTGGCAATCTCGAAAAAAAACCAACCCGCCGACCAAAAACCAGCGGCCCGGTTCGCAATGCAAACCGGGCCGCTCGCCAAACGTTTTTGTGGGGGGATTTGGGGGAATACTTTTGAAAAAGTCCTCCCCCAAAAAACTACTGCAACAGCAACAAATTACGAGCAGCCCCGGCCGCGTCTACAGCGGTCACAGGCGTGAAATCGATACCCCAGACGTTGCCGGAACTGGACGTATAACTCTCGCTATCTCCACTGTCTCCTGTCGTCACAGTCTGGGCGACAAAAGAAAGGCCGCTGTGATACGGCTTGACCGTATACTCCGTGGAAGACGCGACACCCACAAGGCCGAAAACGCCCTTCTCATTGGTCACATCCGTAACCTTGCTGCCGTCTGTTGACGACGTGGCCACAACCAGAGAACCGGAAACGGGATTGCCGTCCGCGTCCAGCACCCGGCCGCTGATGATCTCCCCGGTCTTGTCCGTGAATACATTGAATACGCACTTGTAGACCGAAGTGAACGCCGGGTCACAATCAATGGCAGGCAGGTTGTACCAGACATCGTCGCTGCCGGACCAACCCATGTTCAGATGGTGATACATGGTGGAGGAGTCATACCCGTAGCCGTCGCAGACAATGGCGTGCCCGCCAGCAGTCCCCGTAATGCCCAGCAGCACGGGCAGGTCCGCGTCCAGATTGGGGTTGACCATCGTATTTCGGGCAGATGCCTCAAGATTGTTCCCGGAATTGAAGCCAGGGATGGCATTGGCATAGCCAAAAAAATACGGAAGCATAGAGGCGGCATAGAGCGTGTTTGTTCCCGAGCCATCATTTCCGTAATCCATACTCACGGCCAACCCGACATCAAGAGTCAAACCGCTGATGGCTTGCCGCTGGGCCAAGGGTGTCGATGCGTCCGGGACAAGCGGCATGTCGTCCCACACATACGGGCCTCCCGAACCGTCTCCACCACGAAATCGCCAATTATGCTGATACTCGCCATCCACCTTGATGGAAAAAATGGTATTGTTACCCACTCCCTCGACAGGAAAACGATGATAACGCATGAGTTGCGACATGGCCGTGGCCACGCACCCGCACACGTAATTATTGGGCGTATAAATGTTATACGTATTCTCTCCGCCAACAGTGGATTGCCCCCAACGCGAATCAACCAGCGAGGCCACACGAACGTCGGAAATGGTCGCTTCCCCCATTTCCACGCTCAGATCCACGCCTTGGGCGGCCATGGCCGCGGCGTTCAGCAACGTGGCCCAGCGCTTGTTGGCGCCGTTTTCGGCGGACGCGCTCATGTCCATGCCGGTCATGGACCGGGCCTTGGCCTGCCTGCCGCGCATGTCCTGCTCCAGCAGGGCAAAGAGCGGATTGTTCGGGTCGGCGTCAAAGGAACCGTCGTTCTGGAAACCCACGATGGGTTCCACGAGGTCGTCGCCAGCCACGGCCACGAAACCGCCGCCCGACAGTGCAACAATGTAATAGGCCGCGTCTCCATCGGAAACGGCATGGGCCGCAACGGACTGCGCCGAACTGCCCTGCATGTCCATGCCCATGGGCTTCTGGTCCAGAACCAGCCAGCCCTGCACGGCCTGTTTTGCCTGATCCGGTGACACGGGTGCCGCAAAGCAGGCCGAAGTCAAAAACAACACCACGACAAACACGGCCGCAAGGCCGTGGACACATGTCCTCATATGATGATCCCCTCTTTAAAAATGCGAATTAGCACCCCCTGCCCAATCTTTTATTTGAACTCGCCTTTCTGTCAATGCTTTGTCTTGAAAAAGAAGACGGGGCAAGCGGTACAACCCGGCCTTCAGCCCAGTGTTG
Coding sequences within:
- the acs gene encoding acetate--CoA ligase, producing the protein MSEEKNIESMMKEGRLFEPPAEMQAQAHVRSMEEFEAAAKRADEDPEGFWAERATELVDWFKPWDSVLEYDFHKPEINWFKGGKLNVAYNCLDRHLENGRRNKAAIIWQGEPDEDVRVFTYQMLYTEVCKFANALKKMGVKKGDRVALYLPMVPELAVALLACARIGAMHSVVFAGFSALSLQSRIQDCEAKVLVTADAVLRAGKTIPLKPNADEALSQCPTVEQVVVVQRAGNDVDMVEGRDNWWHEIMEADDINGPCPPEEMDAEDELFILYTSGSTGKPKGVVHTTGGYLTYAAHTLQWVFDIKEDDVYWCTADIGWITGHSYIVYGPLCLGATSLMFEGVPSYPKPDRFWQIVEKFGVNIFYTAPTVIRALMREGTQWTQRHDLSSLRLLGSVGEPINPEAWMWYHDNIGGGKLPICDTWWQTETGGFMISPLPYATPLKPGSATRALPGVDAHIIRSDMSEADPNEGGHLVIKKPWPGMLRGVYKDPERFKKTYFERFPGMYEAGDGARMDADGYLWIMGRLDDVINVSGHRLGTAEIESALVAHPAVAEAAVVGMPHQVKGQSIYAYVTLKGDEDESDELRLELKKWVRSEIGPIATPEVLQFADGLPKTRSGKIMRRVLRKIAADQDDFGDTSTLADAGVIADLVEGRNELMES
- a CDS encoding C10 family peptidase; translation: MRTCVHGLAAVFVVVLFLTSACFAAPVSPDQAKQAVQGWLVLDQKPMGMDMQGSSAQSVAAHAVSDGDAAYYIVALSGGGFVAVAGDDLVEPIVGFQNDGSFDADPNNPLFALLEQDMRGRQAKARSMTGMDMSASAENGANKRWATLLNAAAMAAQGVDLSVEMGEATISDVRVASLVDSRWGQSTVGGENTYNIYTPNNYVCGCVATAMSQLMRYHRFPVEGVGNNTIFSIKVDGEYQHNWRFRGGDGSGGPYVWDDMPLVPDASTPLAQRQAISGLTLDVGLAVSMDYGNDGSGTNTLYAASMLPYFFGYANAIPGFNSGNNLEASARNTMVNPNLDADLPVLLGITGTAGGHAIVCDGYGYDSSTMYHHLNMGWSGSDDVWYNLPAIDCDPAFTSVYKCVFNVFTDKTGEIISGRVLDADGNPVSGSLVVATSSTDGSKVTDVTNEKGVFGLVGVASSTEYTVKPYHSGLSFVAQTVTTGDSGDSESYTSSSGNVWGIDFTPVTAVDAAGAARNLLLLQ